In Rhizobium sp. BT04, the following proteins share a genomic window:
- a CDS encoding ABC transporter ATP-binding protein: protein MENLVEIQNLKAYYRAFLYGVDREVRAVDDISLTIGRGEVYGVAGESSSGKTTLIKTIAGAIRPPLRVVSGTVKFHFGGGTQDIYAMKPDERMALRWKHLSYIMQGSMNVLNPVRRIRHSFTDFAFRHMTVSKQVFFEKVAAHLQRLKLDPHLLDAYPHELSGGMRQRMTIALATILTPEFIIADEPTTALDVIVQRDVLSMIRDIQREMGSSFLFVTHDMGVHATVSDRIGIVYAGRLVEEAPTAKLFSLPLHPYTQHLVGSLPKIGDPTTRPSLEGRPPNLAMPPEGCRFHPRCPKRMEICSQKVPPLVTVAPERRVACFAVTGDPV from the coding sequence ATGGAGAATTTGGTCGAAATCCAGAATCTGAAAGCCTATTACCGCGCCTTCCTCTACGGCGTCGATCGCGAGGTGCGAGCCGTCGACGATATCAGCCTGACCATCGGCCGCGGCGAGGTCTACGGCGTTGCCGGTGAATCGAGCAGCGGCAAGACGACGCTGATCAAGACCATCGCCGGCGCCATCCGGCCGCCGCTCCGGGTCGTGTCGGGCACCGTCAAATTCCATTTCGGCGGCGGCACCCAGGATATCTACGCGATGAAGCCGGATGAGCGCATGGCGCTGCGCTGGAAGCATCTCTCCTATATCATGCAGGGCTCGATGAATGTGCTCAATCCGGTGCGCCGGATCCGCCATTCCTTCACCGATTTCGCCTTTCGCCACATGACGGTGAGCAAACAGGTCTTTTTCGAAAAGGTCGCCGCTCACCTGCAAAGGCTGAAGCTCGACCCGCATCTGCTCGACGCCTATCCGCACGAACTGTCAGGCGGCATGCGCCAGCGCATGACCATTGCGCTTGCCACCATCCTGACGCCGGAGTTCATCATCGCCGACGAACCGACCACCGCGCTCGACGTGATCGTGCAGCGCGACGTGCTGTCGATGATCCGCGACATCCAGCGCGAGATGGGCTCGTCCTTCCTGTTCGTCACCCATGATATGGGGGTGCACGCGACGGTCTCCGACCGCATCGGCATCGTCTATGCCGGCCGTCTCGTCGAGGAGGCGCCGACCGCAAAACTCTTCAGCCTGCCGCTCCACCCCTATACCCAGCACCTGGTCGGCAGCCTGCCGAAGATCGGCGATCCCACGACCCGGCCCTCGCTGGAGGGGCGCCCGCCGAACCTCGCTATGCCGCCGGAAGGCTGCCGCTTTCACCCGCGCTGTCCGAAGCGCATGGAGATTTGCTCACAAAAGGTTCCGCCGCTCGTCACCGTCGCGCCCGAGCGGCGCGTGGCCTGTTTTGCGGTTACGGGAGATCCGGTTTGA
- a CDS encoding ABC transporter permease: MFTIIRDLARQNMEFLCGLLLFAVIVGFVILSYFSPYGATDIYLLPPDMPPDGDYWLGTTSRGQDVFWQLTTALRNTLFFGIGVAFISRIISLVVGLVAGYAGGAVDRVLMAINDSVMVIPQFPLLILFYFVLKDSMTWTALIVIMAALGWSYDARLIRSVAISLKTRSFTTQSVYSGMSMRKILVEEHLPYVLPIVFATTMNNMIWSIGMEITLSVLGFTDIETPTMGMMIYWANAHSALISGIWWWVAAPVAVIVILFLALFLLSMSMNEYNDPRSRLNRMGS; encoded by the coding sequence ATGTTTACCATCATCCGCGACCTCGCCCGCCAGAATATGGAATTCCTCTGCGGCCTGCTGCTCTTTGCCGTCATCGTCGGCTTCGTCATCTTGTCGTATTTCTCGCCCTACGGCGCGACAGACATCTATCTGCTGCCGCCCGACATGCCGCCCGACGGCGACTATTGGCTGGGCACGACCTCGCGCGGCCAGGACGTTTTCTGGCAGCTGACGACCGCGCTGCGCAACACCCTGTTTTTCGGCATCGGCGTCGCCTTCATTTCACGCATCATCTCGCTGGTCGTCGGCCTGGTCGCCGGTTACGCCGGCGGCGCGGTCGACCGGGTGCTGATGGCGATCAACGACAGCGTCATGGTCATCCCGCAATTTCCGCTGCTGATCCTGTTTTACTTTGTGCTGAAGGACAGCATGACCTGGACGGCGCTGATCGTCATCATGGCCGCGCTCGGCTGGTCCTATGACGCACGCCTCATCCGTTCGGTGGCGATCAGCCTGAAGACAAGATCCTTCACCACCCAGAGCGTCTATTCCGGCATGAGCATGCGCAAGATCCTCGTCGAGGAGCACCTGCCCTATGTGCTGCCGATCGTCTTTGCCACGACGATGAACAACATGATCTGGTCGATCGGCATGGAGATCACCCTGTCGGTGCTGGGGTTCACCGACATCGAGACGCCGACCATGGGCATGATGATCTACTGGGCCAATGCGCACTCGGCGCTGATCTCGGGCATATGGTGGTGGGTGGCCGCCCCCGTCGCCGTGATCGTCATTCTCTTCCTGGCGCTCTTCCTGCTGTCGATGTCGATGAACGAATACAATGATCCGCGCAGCCGGCTCAACCGGATGGGAAGTTAG
- a CDS encoding ABC transporter permease — MTSYLIFVLKRFGQFLLVVFLGVTITFFVTHLTPIDPVEESIGAITQMGQSDPNAIELMRQSLRELYGMEGSIWQQYLHFWLRLATGDLGPSLSAFPTPVSTIILRSLPWTIGLMTVSTLITFVLGNAIGALAGYYRKDMVLKAVSLVFIALLPIPYYILAFVLLIVFGYLWPVLPINGGYEMNANLDLSFALVFDILKHSILPALSLILVGAGSWLIGMQALVSNIITDDYVVFAELGGVPKRKILRSYIARNAMVPQFTGLAMSLGAIFNGTVITEIVFGYPGIGNLLIEAVHAGDYSLVLGLSALSIVGVAAAVFIIDILSPLIDPRIKVE, encoded by the coding sequence ATGACGTCCTATCTGATCTTTGTGCTGAAGCGGTTCGGTCAGTTTCTGCTTGTCGTCTTTCTCGGTGTCACGATCACCTTCTTCGTCACCCACCTGACCCCGATCGACCCGGTCGAAGAAAGCATAGGCGCCATCACCCAGATGGGTCAGTCCGACCCCAATGCGATCGAACTGATGCGCCAGTCGCTGCGCGAACTCTACGGAATGGAAGGCTCGATCTGGCAGCAGTACCTGCATTTCTGGCTGCGGCTGGCGACCGGCGATCTCGGCCCCTCGCTCTCGGCTTTTCCCACACCCGTCTCCACCATCATCCTGCGGTCGCTGCCCTGGACGATCGGGCTGATGACGGTGTCGACGCTGATCACCTTCGTGCTCGGCAACGCGATCGGCGCGCTCGCCGGTTATTACCGCAAGGACATGGTGTTGAAGGCCGTCAGCCTCGTCTTCATCGCCCTGCTGCCCATTCCCTATTATATCCTCGCCTTCGTGCTGCTGATCGTCTTCGGCTATCTCTGGCCGGTGCTGCCGATCAATGGCGGCTACGAGATGAACGCCAATCTCGACCTCTCCTTTGCCCTGGTCTTCGATATCCTCAAACACTCCATCCTGCCGGCCCTGTCGCTGATCCTGGTCGGCGCCGGCAGCTGGCTGATCGGCATGCAGGCGCTGGTGTCCAACATCATCACCGACGATTACGTCGTCTTCGCCGAGCTTGGCGGCGTGCCGAAGCGAAAGATCCTGCGCTCCTATATCGCCCGCAATGCCATGGTGCCGCAGTTCACCGGGCTTGCCATGTCGCTCGGCGCGATCTTCAACGGCACGGTCATCACCGAAATCGTCTTCGGCTATCCCGGCATCGGCAACCTGCTGATCGAAGCGGTGCATGCCGGCGACTACAGCCTGGTGCTCGGCCTCAGTGCCCTGTCGATCGTCGGCGTCGCCGCCGCCGTCTTCATCATCGACATTCTGAGCCCGCTGATCGATCCGCGCATCAAGGTGGAATAG
- a CDS encoding ABC transporter substrate-binding protein, translating to MQQWKRLAFGVALAALGLTAAAKADDYTSLPRKETLIVENPEGTIKNPGWFNIWVNGGGGVSTGLQQLTMDTLWYIDPEQGLGGATWDNSLAADKPQYNADFTEMTVKLRKGLFWSDGVEFTADDVVYTVKTQMDHPGMIWSAAFSVQVASVEATDPQTVVFKLKKPNSRFHAIFTVRWNGAWIMPKHVFEKVEDPLRYDFANPVSLGAYKLKSYDPQGKWYTWEKRDDWQRTSLARFGEPAPKYVTYTDPGPPDKRTIAQLEHNLDIIHDNTPEGMFTLKEKSKTIETWFPGFPFAHPDPTLPAVIFNNQNPPFDNADVRWALALLIDIKAVDMASYRGAATLSALGVPPTAATMKDYQAPMQDWLKDFEIDTGKQKIKPYDPTIGQQIADILRKQPKFKDQIPTDPAAISGAFGYGWWKPDPKAAGELLEKAGFKKSGGKWLTPDGQPFKIRMTVEGDTRSVFTRAGTLIAQQWAAFGIDAKAVPAAKLWQVALQPGDFQVAIAWSVETWGGDPDLSFFLDSWHSQFVAKKGDNQPPRNWQRWSNPELDKIIESIRGISADDPKGVELGKDYLKLVAKEMPTIPLMSYNVFTSMDTTYWTGYPTISDPYTDPVPNWANSRLMMVKLKPAQPK from the coding sequence ATGCAACAGTGGAAGAGGCTCGCATTTGGCGTCGCGCTGGCCGCACTCGGCCTGACGGCGGCGGCCAAAGCCGATGACTACACCTCCTTGCCGCGCAAGGAGACGCTCATCGTCGAAAATCCGGAAGGGACGATCAAGAATCCCGGCTGGTTCAACATCTGGGTCAATGGCGGCGGCGGTGTCTCCACCGGCCTGCAGCAGCTGACCATGGATACGCTCTGGTATATCGACCCCGAACAAGGGCTTGGCGGCGCCACCTGGGATAATTCGCTGGCCGCCGACAAGCCGCAATATAATGCCGACTTCACCGAGATGACCGTGAAACTGCGCAAGGGGCTCTTCTGGAGCGACGGCGTCGAATTCACGGCCGATGACGTGGTCTATACCGTCAAGACGCAGATGGATCACCCCGGCATGATCTGGAGTGCTGCCTTCTCGGTGCAGGTGGCAAGCGTCGAGGCGACCGACCCCCAGACCGTGGTGTTCAAGCTGAAGAAGCCGAATTCGCGCTTCCACGCCATCTTCACCGTGCGCTGGAACGGCGCCTGGATCATGCCGAAGCACGTGTTCGAGAAAGTCGAAGATCCGCTTCGTTATGATTTCGCCAATCCCGTCTCGCTCGGCGCCTATAAGCTGAAGTCCTACGATCCGCAGGGCAAATGGTATACCTGGGAGAAGCGCGACGACTGGCAGCGGACCTCGCTTGCCCGTTTCGGCGAGCCGGCCCCGAAATATGTGACCTATACCGATCCCGGCCCGCCGGATAAACGCACCATCGCCCAGCTCGAGCACAATCTCGATATCATTCACGACAATACGCCGGAGGGCATGTTCACCCTCAAGGAGAAATCCAAGACCATCGAGACCTGGTTCCCGGGCTTCCCCTTTGCCCATCCGGATCCGACGCTGCCCGCGGTCATCTTCAACAATCAGAATCCGCCATTCGACAATGCCGATGTGCGCTGGGCGCTTGCCCTGTTGATCGACATCAAGGCCGTCGACATGGCGAGCTACCGCGGGGCGGCGACGCTCTCGGCGCTCGGCGTGCCGCCGACGGCGGCCACGATGAAAGACTATCAGGCGCCGATGCAGGATTGGCTGAAGGATTTCGAGATCGATACCGGCAAACAGAAGATCAAGCCGTACGATCCGACGATCGGCCAGCAGATCGCCGATATCCTGCGCAAGCAGCCGAAGTTCAAGGACCAGATCCCGACCGACCCGGCGGCGATCAGCGGTGCCTTCGGCTATGGCTGGTGGAAACCGGATCCGAAGGCGGCCGGCGAACTGCTTGAGAAGGCAGGCTTCAAGAAATCCGGCGGCAAATGGCTGACCCCTGATGGACAGCCCTTCAAGATCCGGATGACGGTGGAAGGCGACACGCGCTCGGTCTTCACCCGCGCCGGAACCCTGATTGCGCAGCAATGGGCGGCCTTCGGCATCGACGCCAAAGCCGTACCTGCCGCGAAACTGTGGCAGGTGGCGCTGCAGCCCGGCGATTTCCAGGTGGCGATCGCCTGGAGCGTCGAGACCTGGGGCGGCGATCCCGACCTGTCTTTCTTCCTCGACAGCTGGCACTCGCAGTTCGTGGCGAAGAAGGGTGACAACCAGCCGCCGCGCAACTGGCAGCGCTGGAGCAATCCGGAGCTCGACAAGATCATCGAAAGCATTCGCGGCATCAGCGCCGACGATCCCAAGGGCGTCGAGCTCGGCAAGGATTATCTGAAGCTGGTGGCCAAGGAAATGCCGACGATCCCGCTGATGTCCTATAACGTCTTCACCTCGATGGATACGACCTATTGGACCGGCTATCCGACGATATCGGATCCCTATACCGATCCGGTGCCGAATTGGGCCAACTCCAGGCTGATGATGGTCAAGCTGAAGCCGGCACAACCGAAATAA
- a CDS encoding alpha-N-arabinofuranosidase, which translates to MKTNVVAHRDFRIATIDARLYSSFLEHLGRAIYGGIYEPGHPTADEDGFRRDVLDLVRELDTPYCRYPGGNFVSAYNWEDGVGPRSERPVRLDLAWRTREANQIGVNEFVDWCKKANTKPMLAVNLGSRGLDAARNFLEYCNHPGGTYWSDLRRKHGWSNPHDVKLWCLGNEMDGPWQVGHKSAYEYGRLADETAKAMRGFDKSLELVVCGSSNSDMKTYPDWEAQVLEQCYDSADHISLHMYFANREKNTLNYLARATKLDRYITTIGGVIDYIKAKKRSKKTIGISFDEWNVWYHSNQQDKEILARDEWPDAPHLLEDVYNFEDVLQVGGILNTFIRRSDRVRIACIAQLVNVIAPIMTEDGGAAWRQTIYYPFYYASRYGRGTALQLVVDGPTYDSDEENDVPYLDVSAVHSEDGRSLTFFAVNRHPDTALDLDVRLEGFAGARLIEQVEMTHGDLEAVNTARQPKTVAPVNVETAKIEDGRVRAALKPLSYNVIRLSV; encoded by the coding sequence TTGAAGACGAATGTCGTTGCCCACCGCGATTTCCGCATCGCGACCATTGACGCCAGGCTCTACAGCTCGTTTCTCGAGCATCTCGGCAGAGCGATCTACGGCGGCATCTATGAGCCCGGACATCCGACAGCCGACGAGGACGGCTTTCGCCGCGACGTGCTCGATCTGGTGCGCGAACTCGATACGCCCTACTGCCGTTATCCCGGCGGCAATTTCGTCTCGGCCTATAATTGGGAAGACGGCGTCGGCCCGCGTTCCGAGCGCCCGGTGCGCCTCGATCTCGCCTGGCGCACCCGCGAGGCCAACCAGATCGGCGTCAACGAATTCGTCGACTGGTGCAAGAAGGCCAATACCAAGCCGATGCTCGCCGTCAATCTGGGATCGCGCGGCCTCGACGCCGCCCGCAATTTCCTCGAATATTGCAATCATCCCGGCGGCACCTATTGGTCGGATCTGCGCCGCAAGCACGGCTGGTCCAATCCGCACGATGTCAAATTGTGGTGCCTCGGCAACGAGATGGACGGCCCCTGGCAGGTCGGCCACAAATCGGCCTATGAATATGGCCGGCTGGCGGATGAGACGGCCAAAGCCATGCGCGGCTTCGACAAGTCGCTCGAACTCGTGGTCTGCGGCTCGTCCAATTCCGATATGAAGACCTATCCCGATTGGGAAGCCCAGGTGCTCGAGCAGTGCTATGACAGCGCCGACCATATCTCGCTGCATATGTATTTTGCCAACCGCGAGAAAAACACCCTCAACTATCTCGCCCGCGCCACCAAGCTCGACCGCTACATCACCACGATCGGCGGCGTGATCGACTATATCAAGGCGAAGAAACGCTCGAAGAAGACGATCGGCATTTCCTTCGACGAATGGAACGTCTGGTATCATTCCAACCAGCAGGACAAGGAGATCCTGGCGCGCGACGAGTGGCCGGATGCACCGCATCTCTTGGAAGACGTCTATAATTTCGAGGACGTGCTGCAGGTCGGCGGCATCCTGAACACCTTCATCCGCCGCTCCGACCGGGTGCGCATCGCCTGCATCGCCCAACTCGTCAACGTCATCGCCCCTATCATGACCGAAGACGGCGGTGCGGCCTGGCGCCAGACGATCTATTATCCCTTCTACTACGCCTCCCGATATGGCCGCGGAACGGCGCTGCAGTTGGTCGTCGACGGTCCGACCTATGACAGCGACGAGGAGAACGACGTTCCCTATCTCGACGTCTCGGCGGTTCATTCCGAAGACGGCAGGTCGCTGACCTTCTTTGCCGTCAACCGCCATCCCGATACGGCGCTCGATCTCGATGTCCGGCTGGAAGGCTTTGCCGGCGCCCGCCTGATCGAGCAGGTGGAGATGACCCATGGCGATCTCGAAGCCGTCAATACGGCTCGGCAGCCGAAGACGGTCGCTCCCGTCAATGTCGAGACTGCCAAGATCGAGGACGGACGGGTGCGGGCGGCGCTGAAACCGCTGTCCTACAACGTCATCCGGCTGTCGGTGTGA
- a CDS encoding transcriptional regulator, whose amino-acid sequence MMERSFLTIAAGENSEAIRALSAPARIEILKLLCAKGPMNINDIARALSLPQSTVATGIQILEDARLVDSQLAKARKGNQKICSAIYSEILISFEESAAQRANNIIEVEMPVGLYTSCDVHAPCGLCSTESVIGPLDVPDYFLDPQRMQAGLVWFGRGYVEYKFPNNAKVLNKDIRAIEFSLELSSEVPGTNPDWPSDITLWVNGMAIGTWTSPGDYGDKRGAFTPAWWKLEGSQYGTMKTWRISTRGTFIDGIAASNVTLSDLALAQHSSIRLRVGIGENAGHTGGVNIFGRGFGNHGRDIIMRLHV is encoded by the coding sequence ATGATGGAACGTTCGTTTTTGACGATCGCCGCCGGCGAGAATAGCGAGGCAATACGGGCGCTTTCGGCACCGGCGCGGATCGAGATTCTCAAGCTGCTCTGCGCCAAGGGGCCGATGAATATCAATGATATCGCGCGGGCCCTTTCCCTCCCCCAATCCACCGTCGCCACCGGCATCCAGATCCTGGAAGACGCCCGGCTGGTCGACTCGCAGCTGGCCAAGGCGCGCAAGGGAAACCAGAAGATCTGCTCGGCGATCTACAGCGAAATCCTGATCAGCTTCGAGGAAAGTGCCGCCCAGAGGGCGAACAATATTATCGAAGTCGAGATGCCGGTCGGGCTTTACACCAGCTGCGATGTGCATGCGCCCTGCGGTCTCTGCTCCACCGAAAGTGTCATCGGCCCACTCGATGTGCCCGACTATTTCCTCGATCCGCAGCGCATGCAGGCCGGGCTGGTGTGGTTCGGCAGGGGCTATGTCGAATATAAATTCCCCAACAATGCCAAGGTGTTGAACAAGGATATCCGCGCCATCGAATTTTCGCTGGAGCTGTCGTCCGAGGTGCCCGGCACCAATCCGGACTGGCCCTCCGACATCACGCTCTGGGTCAACGGCATGGCGATCGGCACCTGGACGTCGCCGGGCGATTACGGCGACAAGCGCGGCGCCTTCACGCCGGCCTGGTGGAAGCTCGAAGGCTCGCAATACGGGACGATGAAGACCTGGCGGATCTCGACGCGCGGCACCTTCATCGACGGCATCGCCGCCTCGAATGTCACGCTCAGCGATCTCGCCCTTGCCCAGCATTCCTCCATCCGGCTCAGGGTCGGCATCGGCGAAAATGCCGGCCATACCGGCGGCGTCAATATTTTTGGCCGCGGTTTCGGAAATCATGGCCGCGACATCATCATGCGGCTGCATGTCTGA